The Erigeron canadensis isolate Cc75 chromosome 1, C_canadensis_v1, whole genome shotgun sequence genome segment TGAAATTAGGAtaatgtataaataccccttcccACCTCCTTTGTTTTTCTTCCTTTCCCCCATtttatacatatgcatattgtTAGATCTTTCTAATCTATCTTTTATCCTTTAATTCCTTCAcaaatattgatgaaaaacatgttaaaaacaCAGTTCTAACGATTACAATTTTACATAACATGTCATACCAAGTCTTGACCGGTCAACACACGAGACCTATTAACGCCAAACATGAAACTTGTTAAGTAGCACCGTGTCATGTCATGTCGTGTTAACATTGTCCGTTTCAGATATTGCTAGCTCTAATGCCTCTTTCATCTTAGGCAGGACAATTTTCTTCACAATGCTTGGTTGTAACATCAGTTCTTGCATGATAGCCTCAGTTAGTTTATCATAGTCAATGTCCTCTTCCTCGAGTGATGACGGAATAAAACCAAGCTTCCTCCAAAATTCTTGGGCAATGTCATCCTATGTTAAATAAAAACGACATTAAAATCAATCCTCAATGAAAACAGATATAGGGTGATTTCAAAGCAACACAAACAATAAGATTCAATATAATGGTTCACCATCCACAAAGTAAGGTTATCACGAAGATGTTGCATGAAAATAGAAGTGTCCTTGTGGGAATCCTCTCCTAAAGTATCTAGTTCAGCACTTGCCTTATCAACAGCCTGGCCAATACAGGCATACATTACATCCAAACTTTCATTTTATAACTCCAAACTAGAAAAAATACAATTGCAAAAAGAATAGATAATAAGATGAAGGTAAAAGATGATAAGTGGTGAAGTCTGACCTGCTTACCAAGGTTACAAGCACTAGCAAGGTTACAAGCACGGTCAGGTGAATATGTTTTGAAAACCAGACCGGACACTGAACCggttttatcaatttttactCGTCAGACTCGTCAGATTGGTTGGACCGGAGTTGGACCGGGTTtgccgaaatatatatatttatctaaatatACCAAAAGaatttaaacttaaaaataacataagtttaataatattaaattttaatatcaatTATTCAAAATACACcacatattaataaaaaaccATAATATGAACAAGTTTTAATatctataaaataatatttataaacagaacaaatattaaaacaacCAACTAGACTAGTAATCCAAAAGTTATCATGAT includes the following:
- the LOC122586127 gene encoding 14-3-3-like protein GF14 upsilon; the protein is MYACIGQAVDKASAELDTLGEDSHKDTSIFMQHLRDNLTLWMDDIAQEFWRKLGFIPSSLEEEDIDYDKLTEAIMQELMLQPSIVKKIVLPKMKEALELAISETDNVNTT